A single Arachidicoccus sp. BS20 DNA region contains:
- a CDS encoding OsmC family protein, whose product MKRNATAVWNGTIKDGKGNITTQSTTLNKTQYSFNSRFADGVGTNPEELLAAAHAGCFTMKLSLDLTQAGFVPDELETTSYITLDEGKITKSELVLKAKVPNISEEEFQKIAKGAEETCPVSGAFSFEILLDATLVS is encoded by the coding sequence ATGAAACGCAATGCTACAGCCGTTTGGAACGGCACTATCAAAGACGGAAAAGGAAATATTACTACGCAAAGCACTACGCTCAACAAAACGCAATATTCGTTTAACAGCCGCTTTGCGGATGGCGTAGGAACGAATCCCGAAGAGCTGCTCGCAGCAGCACACGCCGGGTGCTTTACCATGAAGTTAAGTTTGGATTTAACGCAAGCCGGCTTTGTTCCCGACGAGCTGGAAACTACTTCCTACATCACTTTGGATGAAGGGAAAATCACAAAGTCTGAACTGGTTTTAAAAGCAAAAGTGCCGAACATTTCTGAAGAAGAATTTCAAAAAATTGCCAAAGGTGCGGAGGAAACTTGTCCCGTAAGTGGCGCATTCAGTTTTGAAATCTTGCTGGATGCAACGCTGGTAAGCTGA